One segment of Radiobacillus kanasensis DNA contains the following:
- a CDS encoding EAL domain-containing protein, with protein MSFTRREDLPMHQWLIDHIQDAVMFIGVSGEIINGSKMAYELLGVSTSHATVQDTILDMDHIKISARMSTSFSVNTKDDARVEVKTSYVNEYNMYLVLLIPSSLHQQTATMKHHLNQMYTLSQEGLVLYDEHRILDCDQSFARIFGYTIEEMKQLSFYDLWMEKHASDRSFSIYPNTAIQMMGKRKDGVPIHIELLVQHYPVQDQVIQTAFVRDITDVVKSEQRMEFISYYDELTDLPNQHYFSRILADSIAYAENHKEKVAVFFIDIDYFKQINDTLGYKFGDKFLKAFGDRLRSLLDSSMFLARMNGDEFILLLRHFQSKQVAKNFAEKLIKAFEPSIVLDDHEIFTSISVGISFYPDHGKAPNDLIKYADSAMYVSKDKQRNHYREFDPSISARFKQALTMETELRRALSESQFELHYQPQKEVDSNRIVGMEALLRWKHPKSGYIPPSRFIPLAEKSGFIIELGDWVLREACKQNKRWQEQGFAPVVVGVNLSVKQFHQKNLVGRVAQILEETGLDPKYLELEITETIAMAHEESILDTLKGLREIGVRVSIDDFGTGYSSLKYLSVFPVTKLKIDRIFLNSEQKQNLAIVKSIIHMSHSLQMKVIAEGVETEEQLNFLKQERCDEIQGYFFSKPLPLEKVTHLLCEYQ; from the coding sequence ATGTCTTTTACTCGTAGGGAAGACCTTCCTATGCATCAATGGCTCATTGATCATATACAGGATGCCGTTATGTTTATTGGTGTATCAGGAGAAATCATAAATGGAAGTAAGATGGCCTATGAACTGTTAGGTGTTTCTACTTCACATGCAACTGTGCAAGATACGATATTAGATATGGATCATATTAAGATATCCGCTCGTATGAGCACCTCTTTTAGCGTGAACACTAAAGATGACGCTCGTGTAGAGGTCAAAACGAGTTATGTGAACGAATACAACATGTATTTGGTATTATTGATACCATCTTCTCTCCATCAGCAAACAGCTACGATGAAACATCATTTGAATCAAATGTACACGTTGAGTCAAGAGGGTCTCGTTTTATATGATGAACATCGCATCTTAGATTGTGATCAATCATTCGCACGGATATTTGGATACACCATAGAAGAAATGAAGCAACTTTCCTTTTATGACTTATGGATGGAAAAGCATGCTAGTGATAGAAGTTTTTCTATTTATCCAAACACAGCCATCCAAATGATGGGAAAAAGGAAGGATGGAGTACCTATACATATTGAACTGCTTGTTCAGCACTATCCAGTGCAAGACCAAGTGATTCAAACGGCATTCGTTCGTGATATTACAGACGTCGTCAAAAGTGAGCAAAGAATGGAATTTATATCTTACTATGATGAACTAACAGACTTACCAAACCAACATTACTTTTCCAGAATTCTTGCTGATTCCATTGCTTACGCGGAAAACCACAAGGAAAAGGTTGCAGTATTTTTTATAGATATTGACTACTTTAAACAAATTAACGATACACTTGGTTATAAGTTTGGGGACAAGTTCTTAAAAGCCTTTGGAGACCGGTTGCGATCTTTACTGGATTCCTCGATGTTCTTAGCAAGAATGAACGGGGATGAATTTATTCTTCTACTCCGACATTTCCAAAGTAAACAAGTTGCCAAAAACTTTGCTGAAAAGTTAATAAAAGCTTTTGAGCCATCTATTGTATTAGATGACCATGAAATCTTTACATCTATTAGTGTTGGGATTAGTTTTTATCCGGACCACGGAAAAGCTCCTAATGATCTCATTAAATATGCTGATTCAGCAATGTATGTCAGTAAGGATAAACAGAGAAATCATTACCGGGAGTTTGATCCATCGATTTCAGCTCGATTTAAACAAGCTCTGACAATGGAGACGGAATTAAGAAGAGCGTTAAGTGAGAGTCAATTTGAATTGCACTATCAACCACAAAAAGAAGTGGACTCTAATCGAATTGTTGGGATGGAAGCACTTCTTCGTTGGAAGCACCCAAAATCAGGTTATATTCCCCCAAGTCGATTTATCCCGTTAGCAGAGAAATCAGGGTTTATTATCGAATTAGGGGACTGGGTACTTCGAGAGGCATGTAAACAAAATAAACGTTGGCAAGAGCAAGGATTCGCTCCTGTTGTGGTTGGAGTAAACTTATCTGTAAAACAATTTCATCAAAAAAACCTGGTTGGGCGTGTTGCTCAGATTCTAGAAGAAACAGGGTTAGATCCAAAATACTTGGAGCTTGAGATAACGGAGACGATAGCCATGGCTCACGAAGAGTCCATCTTGGATACATTGAAAGGGCTTCGTGAAATCGGTGTACGTGTGTCCATTGATGATTTTGGAACCGGTTATTCCTCTTTGAAATATTTAAGTGTATTTCCTGTTACCAAATTAAAAATCGATCGAATTTTCCTTAACAGTGAACAAAAGCAAAACTTGGCCATCGTGAAGTCTATTATTCATATGTCCCACTCTTTACAGATGAAAGTGATTGCAGAAGGGGTAGAGACAGAAGAACAGCTGAACTTTCTAAAACAGGAACGATGTGATGAGATTCAAGGCTACTTTTTTTCAAAGCCTTTGCCATTGGAAAAAGTAACGCATCTTTTATGTGAATATCAATAA
- a CDS encoding DoxX family protein, with the protein MFVEFIRNNKVVAGILTFLRVYLGYQWVTGGWGKITGGFDATGFLQGAVSQATGDHPAVQPWWAAFLETVAIPNAELFTFLVMWGEFLVGIALILGIFTNFAALMGIIMNFAFLFSGTVSTNGQMILLTIFILVAGYNAGRYGLDRWVIPFLKAHNPIETRRHKKEIATV; encoded by the coding sequence ATGTTTGTAGAATTTATTCGTAATAATAAAGTTGTAGCTGGCATCTTAACTTTTCTTAGAGTATATTTAGGATATCAATGGGTAACCGGCGGTTGGGGCAAAATTACAGGTGGATTTGATGCAACTGGATTCCTTCAAGGCGCTGTAAGTCAAGCAACCGGAGACCACCCTGCTGTACAACCATGGTGGGCAGCTTTCCTAGAAACGGTTGCTATTCCGAACGCTGAACTCTTTACTTTCCTAGTAATGTGGGGAGAATTCTTAGTTGGTATTGCTCTTATCTTAGGAATTTTCACAAACTTTGCAGCTTTAATGGGAATTATCATGAACTTCGCCTTCCTTTTCAGTGGAACGGTAAGCACCAACGGACAAATGATCCTATTAACCATATTTATACTAGTTGCAGGGTACAACGCAGGTCGTTACGGCTTAGACAGATGGGTCATCCCATTCTTAAAAGCACACAATCCGATTGAAACAAGACGCCACAAAAAAGAAATTGCAACAGTATAA